One genomic segment of Arachis duranensis cultivar V14167 chromosome 4, aradu.V14167.gnm2.J7QH, whole genome shotgun sequence includes these proteins:
- the LOC107484532 gene encoding auxin response factor 9 isoform X2 encodes MLNRRGGEEDELYEQLWEACAGPHVDVPRSGQRVFYFPQGHMEQLEESTNQELNQRIPVFKLPTKILCRVVNVHLLAEQETDEVYAQITLVPESNQAEPTSPDLCPAELPRPQNHSFCKVLTASDTSTHGGFSVLRKHATECLPALDMSQPTPTQELVAKDLHGYEWRFKHIFRGQPRRHLITTGWSTFVASKRLVAGDTFVFLRGHNGELRVGLRRNTPQPSSMPSSVISSQSMHLGVLATASHAVATQTLFVVYYKPRCQFIVGLNKYLEAMNHKFAVAMRFKMRFEGEDTPENERRFSGTIVGVEDISPYWVNSNWRSLKVLWDEPASVPRPDRVSPWEIEPLMASVVTSSLQSPVLKNKRPRLPGEVHELDTRSAASTFWDAALAHSDVTQLSVIAESNMSDGTHVWNHKLIDNSKGSYNAMLRIQTEAIRVSSPHSSGPSQLFQDTTFDDGKRLNNNDHLLDQVDKEHKMETATSCRLFGIELIDHAKNSPAVEKASSIANASGVTNEGSVNTMSRTDADQNSDIVKTSNKERKHEEPQQVSKRETQSKQICSRSCTKVQMQGVAVGRAIDLTMLEGYDQLVEELEKLFDIKGELQHRNTWQIVFTDDEGDMMLVGDDPWPEFCNMVRRIFICSSQDVKKMSSVRTKLPLSLTEEETVISSDTAGT; translated from the exons ATGTTGAATCGTCGTGGTGGTGAAGAAGATGAGTTATATGAACAACTATGGGAAGCATGTGCAGGACCCCATGTGGATGTTCCTCGTTCTGGTCAAAGAGTGTTCTATTTTCCACAGGGACATATGGAGCAA TTAGAAGAATCAACAAATCAGGAACTAAATCAGAGGATTCCAGTGTTCAAACTTCCCACTAAGATCCTTTGTCGTGTCGTCAACGTCCATTTGCTG GCTGAACAAGAAACGGATGAGGTTTATGCACAGATTACTTTGGTGCCAGAATCTAAT CAAGCTGAGCCGACGAGCCCTGATTTGTGCCCCGCCGAGCTTCCAAGGCCACAAAATCACTCCTTTTGCAAGGTCTTAACTGCCTCCGATACCAGCACTCATGGCGGTTTCTCGGTTCTCAGAAAGCATGCCACCGAATGCCTTCCAGCTTTG GACATGTCTCAGCCAACCCCAACTCAGGAACTGGTCGCCAAGGATCTTCATGGTTACGAATGGCGCTTTAAGCATATATTTAGAG GTCAGCCACGCAGGCACTTGATCACAACTGGATGGAGTACTTTTGTAGCTTCGAAGAGATTAGTCGCCGGAGACACCTTTGTGTTTCTGAG AGGACACAACGGAGAGTTACGTGTTGGACTGAGGCGTAATACTCCTCAGCCGAGCAGCATGCCTTCATCTGTGATTTCCAGTCAGAGCATGCATCTTGGAGTACTCGCAACTGCATCTCATGCTGTTGCAACTCAAACTCTTTTTGTTGTATATTACAAGCCAAG GTGCCAGTTCATTGTTGGCTTGAACAAGTATTTAGAGGCTATGAACCACAAGTTTGCTGTTGCTATGAGATTCAAGATGAGGTTCGAGGGTGAAGATACCCCTGAAAATGAGAGAAG ATTTTCTGGGACAATAGTTGGAGTAGAGGATATTTCTCCTTATTGGGTAAATTCGAATTGGAGATCGCTTAAG GTTCTATGGGATGAACCTGCATCTGTTCCAAGACCTGATAGGGTCTCACCTTGGGAAATAGAGCCCCTTATGGCTTCTGTTGTTACTTCTTCACTTCAATCTCCTgttttaaagaataaaaggcCTCGGCTACCTGGTGAAGTTCATGAACTTG ACACAAGATCGGCTGCTTCGACTTTCTGGGATGCTGCGTTGGCACATTCAGATGTAACGCAACTTAGCGTTATTGCTGAAAGCAATATGAGTGATGGTACCCATGTGTGGAATCACAAGCTGATTGACAACAGTAAAGGAAGCTACAATGCTATGTTGAGGATTCAGACCGAAGCAATTCGGGTTTCTTCTCCCCATTCAAGTGGCCCATCTCAATTATTTCAGGACACAACATTTGATGATGGCAAGAGGTTAAACAACAATGATCATTTGCTTGATCAAGTAGACAAGGAGCACAAAATGGAGACGGCTACGAGCTGTCGATTGTTTGGAATCGAGCTTATTGATCATGCCAAGAACTCTCCTGCTGTAGAGAAGGCATCATCCATAGCGAATGCATCCGGAGTTACCAATGAGGGCTCTGTTAATACCATGTCCCGAACTGATGCAGACCAAAACTCTGATATAGTTAAGACTTCGAACAAAGAGCGAAAGCACGAAGAGCCGCAACAAGTATCCAAAAGAGAAACTCAAAGCAAGCAAATCTGTAGCAGAAGTTGCACTAAG GTTCAAATGCAGGGGGTTGCTGTGGGGCGCGCCATAGACTTGACCATGTTGGAAGGGTATGATCAACTTGTTGAAGAACTGGAGAAGTTGTTTGATATAAAGGGAGAGCTCCAACACAGAAATACGTGGCAAATTGTCTTCACTGATGACGAAGGTGATATGATGCTTGTTGGCGATGATCCATGGCC TGAATTCTGCAATATGGTGAGAAGAATCTTCATCTGTTCCAGCCAGGACGTGAAGAAAATGAGCTCTGTGAGGACCAAACTACCCCTCTCTTTAACAGAAGAGGAAACTGTAATAAGCTCAGACACAGCTGGGACCTGA
- the LOC107484532 gene encoding auxin response factor 9 isoform X1 — MLNRRGGEEDELYEQLWEACAGPHVDVPRSGQRVFYFPQGHMEQLEESTNQELNQRIPVFKLPTKILCRVVNVHLLAEQETDEVYAQITLVPESNQAEPTSPDLCPAELPRPQNHSFCKVLTASDTSTHGGFSVLRKHATECLPALDMSQPTPTQELVAKDLHGYEWRFKHIFRGQPRRHLITTGWSTFVASKRLVAGDTFVFLRGHNGELRVGLRRNTPQPSSMPSSVISSQSMHLGVLATASHAVATQTLFVVYYKPRRCQFIVGLNKYLEAMNHKFAVAMRFKMRFEGEDTPENERRFSGTIVGVEDISPYWVNSNWRSLKVLWDEPASVPRPDRVSPWEIEPLMASVVTSSLQSPVLKNKRPRLPGEVHELDTRSAASTFWDAALAHSDVTQLSVIAESNMSDGTHVWNHKLIDNSKGSYNAMLRIQTEAIRVSSPHSSGPSQLFQDTTFDDGKRLNNNDHLLDQVDKEHKMETATSCRLFGIELIDHAKNSPAVEKASSIANASGVTNEGSVNTMSRTDADQNSDIVKTSNKERKHEEPQQVSKRETQSKQICSRSCTKVQMQGVAVGRAIDLTMLEGYDQLVEELEKLFDIKGELQHRNTWQIVFTDDEGDMMLVGDDPWPEFCNMVRRIFICSSQDVKKMSSVRTKLPLSLTEEETVISSDTAGT; from the exons ATGTTGAATCGTCGTGGTGGTGAAGAAGATGAGTTATATGAACAACTATGGGAAGCATGTGCAGGACCCCATGTGGATGTTCCTCGTTCTGGTCAAAGAGTGTTCTATTTTCCACAGGGACATATGGAGCAA TTAGAAGAATCAACAAATCAGGAACTAAATCAGAGGATTCCAGTGTTCAAACTTCCCACTAAGATCCTTTGTCGTGTCGTCAACGTCCATTTGCTG GCTGAACAAGAAACGGATGAGGTTTATGCACAGATTACTTTGGTGCCAGAATCTAAT CAAGCTGAGCCGACGAGCCCTGATTTGTGCCCCGCCGAGCTTCCAAGGCCACAAAATCACTCCTTTTGCAAGGTCTTAACTGCCTCCGATACCAGCACTCATGGCGGTTTCTCGGTTCTCAGAAAGCATGCCACCGAATGCCTTCCAGCTTTG GACATGTCTCAGCCAACCCCAACTCAGGAACTGGTCGCCAAGGATCTTCATGGTTACGAATGGCGCTTTAAGCATATATTTAGAG GTCAGCCACGCAGGCACTTGATCACAACTGGATGGAGTACTTTTGTAGCTTCGAAGAGATTAGTCGCCGGAGACACCTTTGTGTTTCTGAG AGGACACAACGGAGAGTTACGTGTTGGACTGAGGCGTAATACTCCTCAGCCGAGCAGCATGCCTTCATCTGTGATTTCCAGTCAGAGCATGCATCTTGGAGTACTCGCAACTGCATCTCATGCTGTTGCAACTCAAACTCTTTTTGTTGTATATTACAAGCCAAG GAGGTGCCAGTTCATTGTTGGCTTGAACAAGTATTTAGAGGCTATGAACCACAAGTTTGCTGTTGCTATGAGATTCAAGATGAGGTTCGAGGGTGAAGATACCCCTGAAAATGAGAGAAG ATTTTCTGGGACAATAGTTGGAGTAGAGGATATTTCTCCTTATTGGGTAAATTCGAATTGGAGATCGCTTAAG GTTCTATGGGATGAACCTGCATCTGTTCCAAGACCTGATAGGGTCTCACCTTGGGAAATAGAGCCCCTTATGGCTTCTGTTGTTACTTCTTCACTTCAATCTCCTgttttaaagaataaaaggcCTCGGCTACCTGGTGAAGTTCATGAACTTG ACACAAGATCGGCTGCTTCGACTTTCTGGGATGCTGCGTTGGCACATTCAGATGTAACGCAACTTAGCGTTATTGCTGAAAGCAATATGAGTGATGGTACCCATGTGTGGAATCACAAGCTGATTGACAACAGTAAAGGAAGCTACAATGCTATGTTGAGGATTCAGACCGAAGCAATTCGGGTTTCTTCTCCCCATTCAAGTGGCCCATCTCAATTATTTCAGGACACAACATTTGATGATGGCAAGAGGTTAAACAACAATGATCATTTGCTTGATCAAGTAGACAAGGAGCACAAAATGGAGACGGCTACGAGCTGTCGATTGTTTGGAATCGAGCTTATTGATCATGCCAAGAACTCTCCTGCTGTAGAGAAGGCATCATCCATAGCGAATGCATCCGGAGTTACCAATGAGGGCTCTGTTAATACCATGTCCCGAACTGATGCAGACCAAAACTCTGATATAGTTAAGACTTCGAACAAAGAGCGAAAGCACGAAGAGCCGCAACAAGTATCCAAAAGAGAAACTCAAAGCAAGCAAATCTGTAGCAGAAGTTGCACTAAG GTTCAAATGCAGGGGGTTGCTGTGGGGCGCGCCATAGACTTGACCATGTTGGAAGGGTATGATCAACTTGTTGAAGAACTGGAGAAGTTGTTTGATATAAAGGGAGAGCTCCAACACAGAAATACGTGGCAAATTGTCTTCACTGATGACGAAGGTGATATGATGCTTGTTGGCGATGATCCATGGCC TGAATTCTGCAATATGGTGAGAAGAATCTTCATCTGTTCCAGCCAGGACGTGAAGAAAATGAGCTCTGTGAGGACCAAACTACCCCTCTCTTTAACAGAAGAGGAAACTGTAATAAGCTCAGACACAGCTGGGACCTGA